A genomic region of Cannabis sativa cultivar Pink pepper isolate KNU-18-1 chromosome 1, ASM2916894v1, whole genome shotgun sequence contains the following coding sequences:
- the LOC115704320 gene encoding sulfite exporter TauE/SafE family protein 3-like has protein sequence MDMAGVKRGLRSMSKSMLMMIFNLVLAFVLVSAERGTTMEVISRSNNNNNNIGTENSESNFLFRTVNLLWQSNKSSSSGYHHAWPDMEFGWRIVMGSVIGFCGAAFGSVGGVGGGGIFVPMLSLIIGFDAKSATAISKCMIMGSSVSTVYYNLKLRHPTLDMPIIDYDLALLIQPMLMLGISIGVAFNVIFADWMVTVLLIILFTGTSTKAFFKGVETWKKETIKKREAANYNNGGDDAEYTALAIGPNNDDKVEEVRVVENVYWKEFGLLVFVWVSFLGLQIGKKYTSTCSMGYWVINLMQIPISVGVSMYEAVGLYKGRRIIASKGDEGTNWRVHQLVLYCACGVLAGVVGGLLGLGGGFIMGPMFLEMGIPPQVSSATATFAMTFSSSMSVVEYYLLKRFPIPYASYFVGVATVAALIGQHVLRKLIILSGRTSLIIFILAFTIFVSAITLGGVGISNIIRNIARHEYMGFENLCKYEV, from the exons ATGGACATGGCTGGAGTAAAGCGGGGTTTGAGATCGATGTCGAAATCAATGTTGATGATGATATTTAATCTCGTATTAGCTTTCGTGTTAGTTTCGGCAGAAAGAGGCACGACAATGGAGGTTATTTCAAGgtctaataataacaataataacattGGAACTGAAAACTCTGAATCCAACTTTTTATTTAGAACAGTGAATTTATTATGGCAGTCAAACAAATCATCATCATCTGGATATCACCATGCGTGGCCCGACATGGAATTTGGGTGGCGAATTGTTATGGGCTCTGTAATTGGATTTTGCGGTGCAGCTTTCGGAAGCGTAGGCGGAGTTGGCGGTGGTGGGATTTTCGTTCCTATGCTTAGCCTTATAATTGGCTTTGATGCAAAATCTGCAACAGCTATATCAAAATGCATGATCATGGGTTCATCTGTCTCAACAGTTTACTATAACCTTAAGTTAAGGCATCCAACACTTGATATGCCTATTATTGATTATGATTTGGCATTGCTCATACAACCCATGCTCATGTTAGGAATTAGTATTGGTGTTGCTTTCAATGTGATCTTTGCTGATTGGATGGTCACTGTTTTGCTTATCATTCTCTTCACAGGAACATCTACAAAGGCATTTTTCAAGGGTGTTGAAAcatggaaaaaggaaaccatAAAGAAGAGAGAAGCTGCTAATTATAACAATGGTGGTGATGATGCAGAGTACACAGCTCTGGCTATTGGACCAAATAATGATGATAAAGTAGAAGAGGTCAGAGTTGTTGAGAATGTGTATTGGAAGGAATTTGGACTTTTAGTTTTTGTTTGGGTATCATTCCTTGGATTACAAATTGGCAAGAAATATACATCTACTTGTTCGATGGGATATTGGGTCATCAACTTAATGCAGATCCCAATTTCTGTTGGGGTATCAATGTATGAGGCAGTTGGTTTATACAAAGGACGTAGAATTATTGCATCAAAGGGTGATGAGGGAACAAATTGGCGTGTTCATCAACTTGTTCTCTATTGTGCTTGTGGAGTACTTGCAGGAGTAGTTGGTGGTTTGCTTGGGCTTGGTGGAGGGTTCATTATGGGTCCTATGTTTTTGGAGATGGGAATTCCCCCTCAG GTGTCGAGTGCGACAGCCACATTTGCAATGACGTTCTCATCATCTATGTCTGTTGTGGAGTATTACCTTCTAAAACGGTTCCCAATACCTTATGCTTCGTATTTTGTTGGTGTGGCTACTGTTGCGGCCCTCATAGGACAACATGTTTTAAGAAAGTTAATTATTTTGTCTGGAAGGACATCTTTGATCATCTTCATTTTAGCCTTTACAATTTTTGTCAGTGCAATCACATTGGGTGGGGTTGGAATTTCAAACATTATTCGAAATATTGCAAGACACGAATACATGGGCTTCGAAAACCTCTGCAAGTATGAAGTTTAG
- the LOC115704656 gene encoding uncharacterized protein LOC115704656 yields MLSYVHKPQFRLQRIFLAFLNTNSDCTGGANVGGQRSPVVPILKSFSTLSPPTSSSPTADYLITSLGISHELAFAAAQTIGSHREPKSKSDDVIALFRRYGFSSDQIAEIFSKCSQLFWSNAVKTLEPKLQFLSESGMSRENLVLIVCTDPFLLKRSLEKHISPCIQFLKSFYGGIDDVISLFLARRGTWVLRQFSGAMASNIDTLRSHGVPDDNIVKMLEIRPRTLAQNVDDFDELAREAKRLGFDISSSMFIHGMAILSGMKKDKWVSKMDVFKSFGWSEDQFRCLFVRQPQVMGASKERLKMALEFFMTKFQWGPSEFCKYPNVLLFSFEKRILPRTSVLQILLSKRLVDKKSIGRAFFYSNDVFLKKFVEHHQPALPQLLELFSITKVEEDVVLCSGN; encoded by the coding sequence ATGTTGAGCTATGTTCACAAACCCCAGTTCCGCCTCCAACGTATATTCCTCGCCTTCCTCAATACAAACTCCGACTGTACCGGCGGAGCCAATGTCGGAGGCCAACGAAGCCCAGTAGTACCCATTCTCAAATCCTTCTCCACTCTATCACCTCCAACCTCTTCCTCTCCAACCGCCGATTATCTCATAACTTCTCTTGGCATCTCCCATGAGTTAGCTTTTGCGGCGGCGCAGACAATTGGTTCACACCGGGAACCTAAATCCAAGTCCGATGATGTCATCGCCCTTTTCAGACGATACGGTTTCTCTTCCGATCAAATCGCTGAAATATTCTCCAAGTGCTCCCAGCTTTTCTGGTCCAACGCAGTGAAAACTCTCGAACCGAAACTTCAATTCCTCTCCGAAAGCGGAATGTCTCGCGAAAATCTTGTTCTGATCGTCTGCACCGATCCTTTCCTTCTTAAACGAAGCTTGGAGAAGCACATATCGCCTTGTATACAGTTTTTGAAGAGCTTCTACGGCGGCATCGATGACGTCATTTCGCTTTTCTTGGCCAGGCGCGGCACTTGGGTACTCCGTCAGTTCTCGGGGGCAATGGCGTCTAATATCGACACTCTGCGGAGTCACGGTGTGCCAGATGATAACATCGTGAAAATGTTGGAAATTCGACCGAGAACTCTGGCTCAGAACGTGGACGATTTCGATGAGCTTGCGAGGGAAGCTAAGAGACTTGGTTTCGACATATCGAGCTCGATGTTTATCCATGGAATGGCCATTCTTTCGGGGATGAAAAAGGACAAATGGGTGTCGAAAATGGACGTTTTCAAGAGCTTTGGGTGGTCTGAAGACCAATTTCGGTGTTTGTTCGTTAGACAACCCCAAGTAATGGGTGCCTCAAAGGAGAGACTGAAGATGGCATTGGAGTTCTTTATGACCAAGTTTCAATGGGGTCCTAGTGAATTTTGTAAATATCCTAATGTTCTCTTGTTTAGCTTTGAGAAAAGGATATTGCCAAGGACCTCAGTGCTTCAGATTTTGCTCTCAAAACGTCTTGTAGATAAGAAGAGTATCGGTAGAGCTTTCTTCTATTCGAACGATGTGTTCTTGAAAAAATTTGTGGAGCATCATCAACCAGCCCTTCCGCAGCTCTTAGAGTTGTTTTCCATAACAAAGGTTGAAGAAGATGTTGTATTATGCAGTGGAAACTAA